The Sesamum indicum cultivar Zhongzhi No. 13 linkage group LG1, S_indicum_v1.0, whole genome shotgun sequence genome includes a window with the following:
- the LOC105168494 gene encoding uncharacterized protein LOC105168494 has protein sequence MSNSPSPMPLHLCFFLFILFTFVAITWYINYESIFEGLFDQIKLILMVSPLLLLLAVHLLSTLEKSSFFFIPLPEQDSLHRAGGTPWGVGLLLVLLFFMISYQSDFRERWFPLLS, from the coding sequence ATGTCAAACAGCCCGTCGCCTATGCCTCTCCACCTCTGCTTCTTTCTCTTCATTCTCTTCACCTTCGTAGCCATCACCTGGTACATCAACTACGAATCCATCTTCGAGGGCCTGTTCGATCAGATTAAGCTCATCCTCATGGTATCCCCTCTCCTACTCCTCCTCGCCGTCCACTTGCTTTCCACCTTGGAGAAGTcctccttcttcttcatccCCTTGCCGGAGCAGGACTCCCTCCACCGCGCCGGCGGCACCCCCTGGGGAGTTGGACTCCTGCTTGTGCTCCTCTTCTTCATGATTTCATACCAGTCGGATTTCCGAGAACGCTGGTTTCCTCTGCTCAGTTGA
- the LOC105169988 gene encoding protein YLS3 isoform X1, protein MNSHTNNIRSPPLLLVLILMFSALATSDTSKDREECAESLVGLATCLPYVGGTAKAPTPDCCTALKQLLNTKKKCLCVIIKDRNDPDLGLNINVTLALGLPQVCNAPANVSQCPALLKLPPDSPEAQIFYQFGQKSSNSSSSSPVAEGPNANAVKPTPITTPVGASNPGSSAQQNSGSDNGKSCLGLEILSGLLLISTLIIQF, encoded by the exons ATGAACTCTCACACCAACAACATAAGATCTCCACCACTTCTCTTGGTACTAATCTTAATGTTCTCAGCTCTTGCAACCTCAGATACTTCCAAGGACAGAGAGGAATGCGCAGAGTCATTGGTTGGGCTAGCAACATGTCTACCTTATGTTGGAGGGACTGCAAAAGCCCCCACACCTGACTGCTGCACTGCCCTCAAACAGCTGCTCAACACCAAGAAAAAGTGCCTTTGTGTGATCATTAAAGACAGAAATGATCCTGATTTGGGCCTCAATATTAATGTCACACTTGCTTTAGGTCTCCCTCAAGTTTGCAATGCCCCTGCTAACGTTTCCCAGTGCCCTG CTCTCCTGAAGTTGCCTCCAGATTCACCAGAAGCTCAGATTTTCTATCAGTTTGGGCAGAAATCCAGCAATAGTAGCTCAAGTAGCCCTGTGGCTGAAGGCCCCAATGCTAATG CAGTGAAGCCTACTCCTATAACGACCCCTGTCGGAGCGAGTAATCCTGGAAGCAGCGCTCAACAAAACAGTGGTTCGGACAATGGGAAAAGTTGTTTGGGACTAGAAATTTTAAGCGGACTATTGCTCATCTCAACTCTGATCATCCAATTCTAA
- the LOC105168478 gene encoding GTP-binding protein BRASSINAZOLE INSENSITIVE PALE GREEN 2, chloroplastic — protein sequence MAVLLPSISLSSRPMNNQNEANPLSRFQLFTGLDMGRKKDKHNKKDLYLVRGSEAVIQKTAKIQGRNSRKGDRGLILSEGRDEDESYGLICPGCGVFMQDKNPNLPGYFQNRKVEVAEEVDTVEDFLAGEFDDSEDFEEDDEDDIEGKLEQVDESGIDWDSDEWELEFGDEDDHLKELDGFTPAGVGYGNITEETLEKGKKKRVSKAERKRIAREAQREKEEVTVCARCHSLRNYGQVKNLVAENLIPDFDFDRLISTRLMKPTGNADSTVVVMVVDCVDFDGSFPKRAAKSLFKALAEGKDGSKLNKKLPKLVLVATKVDLLPSQISPARLDRWVRHRAKANGAPKLSGVYMVSARKDLGVRNLLAFIKDLAGPRGNVWVIGAQNAGKSTLINAFSKKEGVKVAKLTEAPIPGTTLGILRIGGILPAKAKMYDTPGLLHPYLMSMRLNRDEQKMVELRKELQPRSFRIKAGQAIHVGSLVRLDLDQASVETIYVTVWASASVSLHLGKIENADEIKSKHAGIRLQPPVGTGRVSELGEWVKRDVKASGTSWDVNSIDVAVAGLGWFSLGLKGEANLTLWTYDGVQITLREPLVLDRAPFLERPGFWLPKAISDAIGNQSKLEAQTRRKGGDESTDVLSEVAT from the exons ATGGCAGTCTTGCTTCCATCCATTTCTCTATCATCAAGACCGATGAACAACCAGAATGAAGCTAACCCTTTGTCAAGATTTCAGCTTTTCACTG GACTTGATATGGGAAGAAAGAAGGATAAGCATAACAAGAAAGATTTATACTTGGTACGCGGTAGTGAAGCAGTTATTCAGAAGACTGCGAAAATACAAGGgagaaattcaagaaagggTGATAGAGGTTTGATTTTGAGTGAAGGAAGAGATGAGGATGAGAGTTATGGGCTTATATGCCCTGGTTGTGGAGTGTTCATGCAAGATAAAAACCCGAATCTTCCAGGATATTTTCAGAACCGAAAAGTTGAAGTGGCAGAAGAGGTAGATACTGTGGAGGATTTCTTGGCTGGAGAATTTGATGATTCTGAGGACtttgaagaagatgatgaggaTGACATTGAGGGAAAATTGGAACAAGTTGATGAGAGTGGGATTGATTGGGACTCAGACGAATGGGAATTAGAGTTTGGTGATGAAGATGATCATTTGAAAGAGTTGGATGGATTTACTCCTGCTGGTGTTGGGTACGGTAACATTACGGAGGAGACACTagagaagggaaaaaagaagagggtcTCGAAGgcagagagaaaaagaattgcTAGGGAGGCTCAAAGAGAGAAGGAGGAGGTCACAGTTTGTGCTAGATGTCACTCGCTTAGGAACTATGGGCAAGTCAAGAATCTAGTTGCTGAGAATTTGATAcctgattttgattttgatcgATTGATTAGCACGAGATTGATGAAACCCACAGGGAATGCTGATTCGACAGTTGTCGTTATGGTTGTTGACTGTGTTGATTTTGATGGGTCGTTTCCTAAACGTGCAGCCAAGTCCCTGTTCAAAGCACTGGCAGAAGGTAAAGATGGTTCAAAGCTTAATAAAAAGTTGCCGAAGCTTGTTCTTGTTGCTACAAAGGTTGATCTTCTTCCTTCCCAGATTTCACCTGCAAGGCTAGATAGATGGGTTCGGCACCGTGCTAAGGCAAATGGGGCACCTAAGCTAAGTGGGGTGTATATGGTTAGTGCTAGGAAAGATTTGGGTGTGAGGAACTTGCTAGCATTCATCAAAGACTTGGCTGGGCCAAGAgggaacgtttgggtcattgGGGCTCAAAATGCGGGGAAGTCGACGTTGATCAATGCATTTTCTAAGAAAGAAGGGGTAAAGGTTGCAAAGCTAACAGAAGCTCCTATTCCTGGAACAACACTTGGGATACTAAGAATTGGAGGGATTTTGCCTGCTAAGGCAAAGATGTATGATACTCCTGGCCTTCTACACCCATACTTAATGTCCATGAGATTGAATAGGGATGAGCAGAAAATGGTTGAGTTGCGGAAAGAGCTTCAACCTCGATCTTTTAGGATAAAG GCTGGTCAAGCTATACATGTTGGTAGCTTAGTTCGACTGGATCTTGATCAGGCCTCTGTGGAGACTATATACGTCACAGTTTGGGCATCGGCAAGTGTTTCCCTTCATCTGGGAAAGATAGAAAATGCTGATGAAATAAAGAGCAAACATGCTGGAATTAGATTGCAG cCACCTGTTGGTACAGGCCGAGTTTCTGAATTGGGCGAATGGGTGAAAAGAGATGTCAAAGCATCTGGAACAAGCTGGGACGTGAACAGTATTGATGTTGCGGTGGCGGGCTTGGGTTGGTTCTCTCTAGGTTTGAAAGGCGAAGCAAACTTAACCTTGTGGACGTATGATGGCGTCCAGATCACTCTGCGGGAACCTCTAGTGCTCGATCGGGCACCATTTCTCGAGCGGCCCGGATTTTGGCTGCCAAAGGCTATATCTGATGCTATTGGGAATCAGAGTAAGCTTGAAGCACAAACAAGGAGAAAGGGTGGAGACGAAAGTACGGACGTGCTTTCTGAAGTAGCCACTTGA
- the LOC105169988 gene encoding protein YLS3 isoform X2 gives MNSHTNNIRSPPLLLVLILMFSALATSDTSKDREECAESLVGLATCLPYVGGTAKAPTPDCCTALKQLLNTKKKCLCVIIKDRNDPDLGLNINVTLALGLPQVCNAPANVSQCPALLKLPPDSPEAQIFYQFGQKSSNSSSSSPVAEGPNANVKPTPITTPVGASNPGSSAQQNSGSDNGKSCLGLEILSGLLLISTLIIQF, from the exons ATGAACTCTCACACCAACAACATAAGATCTCCACCACTTCTCTTGGTACTAATCTTAATGTTCTCAGCTCTTGCAACCTCAGATACTTCCAAGGACAGAGAGGAATGCGCAGAGTCATTGGTTGGGCTAGCAACATGTCTACCTTATGTTGGAGGGACTGCAAAAGCCCCCACACCTGACTGCTGCACTGCCCTCAAACAGCTGCTCAACACCAAGAAAAAGTGCCTTTGTGTGATCATTAAAGACAGAAATGATCCTGATTTGGGCCTCAATATTAATGTCACACTTGCTTTAGGTCTCCCTCAAGTTTGCAATGCCCCTGCTAACGTTTCCCAGTGCCCTG CTCTCCTGAAGTTGCCTCCAGATTCACCAGAAGCTCAGATTTTCTATCAGTTTGGGCAGAAATCCAGCAATAGTAGCTCAAGTAGCCCTGTGGCTGAAGGCCCCAATGCTAATG TGAAGCCTACTCCTATAACGACCCCTGTCGGAGCGAGTAATCCTGGAAGCAGCGCTCAACAAAACAGTGGTTCGGACAATGGGAAAAGTTGTTTGGGACTAGAAATTTTAAGCGGACTATTGCTCATCTCAACTCTGATCATCCAATTCTAA